One genomic window of Penaeus chinensis breed Huanghai No. 1 chromosome 35, ASM1920278v2, whole genome shotgun sequence includes the following:
- the LOC125044514 gene encoding glycine-rich cell wall structural protein-like, whose translation MSLARVLVAMAVLGLTLGAPSPSVLAQSFAGGSASGASAGGNTGAHGTSSFSAGAVGGSGAVGGFGAGFGGGDLASLLPFLESDFDLFEAPEFDLEPEDLLFSQLAGLGGGLGPFGGVGGGLGPFGGVGGGLGPFGGVGGGVGGRTGGPSQQGATAGGRGGRAEGGLGQQGATTGLSQQGGTTGLSQQGGTAGLGQQRATAGFNQQGAMRGAFGQFGGLGPLGSGFFDGEDFLDYEDLLLSSLF comes from the exons ATGTCTCTTGCCAGAGTTCTGGTG GCGATGGCGGTGCTGGGGCTGACCTTGGGTGCCCCCAGCCCGAGCGTCCTCGCCCAGAGCTTCGCAGGAGGAAGTGCCAGCGGTGCCAGTGCCGGAGGGAATACGGGTGCCCACGGGACGTCGTCCTTCTCTGCTGGCGCTGTTGGGGGCTCGGGCGCTGTTGGAGGATTCGGCGCAGGGTTCGGAGGAGGAGACTTGGCttctctcctgcccttcctcgAGAGCGATTTCGATTTGTTCGAGGCGCCCGAGTTCGATCTGGAGCCTGAGGACCTGCTCTTCAGCCAGCTTGCAGGCCTGGGAGGAGGACTCGGCCCGTtcggtggagtgggagggggactCGGCCCATtcggtggagtgggagggggactCGGCCCATtcggtggagtgggagggggagtcggAGGAAGAACGGGAGGACCTAGCCAGCAAGGAGCAACGGCAGGAGGACGCGGCGGAAGAGCAGAGGGAGGACTCGGCCAGCAGGGAGCAACAACAGGATTGAGCCAGCAGGGAGGAACAACAGGATTGAGCCAGCAGGGAGGAACAGCAGGATTGGGCCAGCAGAGAGCAACAGCAGGATTCAACCAACAGGGAGCAATGAGAGGGGCATTTGGCCAGTTCGGAGGACTCGGCCCACTGGGCTCTGGATTCTTCGATGGCGAGGATTTCCTGGACTACGAGGACCTTCTCTTGTCCTCCCTGTTCTGA